ATATCTGTCGTGAACAGACGATACAGAGCCTGAAAAGTGCATGACGGGGATTCTAATCTCGTCGAGTCTTCTCTCACATAGAAATATATCGATGATGGTAGTTCAGTTGTGGAGATTAGAACTCCACTCCAGCAGATTCAGCGTCAGTCAATTGATTGTACATCTCCTCTGGGAAGGGGAGACTTCCCCAGATTGAGTATGGACATTGGTCCTGTCCAATACAGTACCGCTGCATGTCGTCGTTGTCGCAGTTCATCGGCAGCGGGATGCCGCCTCCGCTCGTGTTAGAAAACTCGTAGCGGATCTGGTAGTCAGTGACTTGTTCATCGTACCATGGCCACCGCGAGAAGACATCCTTGAGATCCGCGACAATCGTCTCGAGGTCACTGTCTTGGTACTGTGGCAGCCACATCACCATCCGGGCGAAGTTGTACAGGTCCTTTCGGACTGGTTTCTTCTCGTGGAGGCGTTCGGCCATGTTCGCCATGCAGGGGAGTTCAAACAGATCACCGATTGACTCGACGGTGAGGGGCTGGACGCCACGCGTAGATTCCTGAATCCGATAGTGGTTCGTATTTTCGTGCTGCCGAATGGTCAGGCTCCGGTGGTCGCGCTGGGATGCGAGAAGA
This region of Natrinema sp. HArc-T2 genomic DNA includes:
- a CDS encoding primase-associated protein codes for the protein QCREGLYLEIPMAAASRKCLVHANTETGKSRELLTRIKDNRLYVPVGDFDTKYREYARRAFKKLLRVQEENLSEDQLIWLTTNESAITERIDRFIETGHHDRIWRDWEPGERTVRVLRDAIRDAPDEVVSLGTFQSAKELFEAVEAYAPEADWKRDVCNRISSPRSLGNLLASQRDHRSLTIRQHENTNHYRIQESTRGVQPLTVESIGDLFELPCMANMAERLHEKKPVRKDLYNFARMVMWLPQYQDSDLETIVADLKDVFSRWPWYDEQVTDYQIRYEFSNTSGGGIPLPMNCDNDDMQRYCIGQDQCPYSIWGSLPFPEEMYNQLTDAESAGVEF